The Streptomyces sp. NBC_00435 nucleotide sequence GCCGTCGGCGGTGACCAGCTCCAGGCCGCGGATCTGGGCGGCGATGGAGGCGGAGTCGCGGCCGGTGCCGTGGGTCCCGGTGCTGGTGGCGCCGGAGACCGTCTGCTCCATGATGTCGCCCATGTTGGTGAGCGACAGGCCTTCCCCGGCGAGGGCCAGGTTGAGGTCCTTGAGGACCGTGCCCGCCGCCACCGTGACGGTGCCGGCCTCGCGGTCGATCGCCTGGATCCCGGCCAGCGCCTGAGGGCGGATCAGTACGCCGTCGGTCGCGGCGGCCGCGGTGAAGGAGTGGCCGGTGCCGACCGCCTTCACCTTCAGCCCGTCCCCGGCGGCCCGGCGGACCGCCTCCTGGAGCTCCCCGACCGATGTCGGGGTGACCACGCGCACGGGCGTGGCGCTGACGTTGCCCGCCCAGTTATGCCACGCGGCGGTCCGTGTCCCGCTGTTCCCTGCTGTCCCCGTCGTCGCCATCGTTGGAGGGCTCCTCCCCTTGCGCCGACCTCGTCAGTCGGCGGTAACCCGCGAACGCAACCGCCGCCGCGGCGGCCCCCGCCGAGATGGAGACGACGTACCCGGTCCTCGCCCCGGCGGCGTCGATGACCCAGCCGGCCGCGGAGGAGCCGAGCGCGACCCCGACCGCGAGGCCGGTGCTGATCCAGGTCATGCCCTCGGTCAGCTTCGCGCGTGGTACGTGCGCCTCGATCAGGGCCATCGTGGTGATCATCGTGGGAGCGATGGCGAGGCCCGAGACGAAGAGCGCCACGGCCAGAAACGGAAGGTTCCCGGCCAGTAGGAGGGGGATCATACTCACGGCCATCGCACAAATGCCCAGCACCCACCTGCGTTCGGCCTTGCTCTTGAGGTGGAGCAGGCCGAAGACGATGCCGGCGAGACAGGATCCGCCCGCCCAGATGGCGAGGACGAAGCTGGCGGCGGCCTTGTGCCCCTGCTCCTCGGCGAAGCCCAGGGTGACCACGTCGATGGAGCCGAAAATCGCCCCGGTGGCCACGAAGGTGGCCACCAGTACCTGGAGTCCGGGGGAACGCAGCGCGGAGGTCCTCCCGGTGTCCTCGCCGCGCGGGTGCGGGGCCGGCTCGGTGGAGCGCTGCGCGGTCAGCCACCACACGCCCACCAGCAGGCAGACCCCGGCGACCAGGGGGCCGGCCTCGGGGAACCAGGTGGTGGAGAGCCCGATGGCGATGATCGGGCCGAAGATGAAGCAGACCTCGTCGAGGACGGACTCCAGGGAGTACGCCGTGTGCAGTTCGCGCGGGGAGTCCCGGTAAATGGCCGTCCACCGGGCGCGGATCATCGAACCCACGCTCGGCACGCAGCCGGCGAGGGCGGAGAAGACGAACAGGGTCCAGTCGGGCGCGTTGTTGGCCGCGCAGAGCAGCAGGCCGGCGACGGCGACGACGGCCAGCAGGGCCGCGGGGCGCAGGACGCGCCGCTGGCCGTACTGGTCGACCAGGCGGGAGACCTGGGGGCCGACGACGGCGGCGGAGAGCGCGAGGGTGGCGGTGAGCGCGCCGGCCAGCGAGTAGCGGCCGGTGAGCTCGGAGATCATCGTGAGGATGCCGACGCCGACCATGGAGATCGGCAGGCGCCCTATGAGGCCGGCCGCGCTGAACCCGCGACTCCCGGGGGCCGCGAAGATCGCGCGGTAGGGACTGGGCAAGGTGCCCTCCGTAAGGGACGTCATTGGCCCATACAGGTTACGGCCGCGCACTGGGCGCCCGCACGGGAAGGAAAAGGGCAAGAGGAAATAAGGGTGACCATACTGCGAGCGGACGGGTCCGGACGCCCGGGCCCGTTTCCCGGCCGGCCGCGCCGGGTGGCAGGATTCGAAGCATGTCTGACCAGCTCCGCGCCTCCGCCGCCGGCTCGGCCGAAGGCCCCGCCGCCCCCTACGACGCCCTCCTGCTGCTGTCCTTCGGCGGCCCCGAGGGACCCGACGACGTCGTGCCGTTCCTGGAGAACGTCACGCGCGGGCGCGGCATCCCGCGCGAGCGCCTCAAGGAGGTCGGGCAGCACTACTTCGGCTTCGGCGGGGTCAGCCCGATCAACGGGCAGAACCGCGAGCTGCTGGACGCGCTGCGCAAAGACTTCGCGGAGCACGGGCTGGACCTGCCGGTCTACTGGGGCAACCGCAACTGGGCCCCGTACCTGGACGACGTGATGCGCGAGATGGCCGCCGACGGGCGCCGGCGCATCGCGGTCCTCGCGACCAGCGCGTACGCCTCGTACTCGGGCTGCCGGCAGTACCGCGAGAACCTCGCCGACGCGCTCGACCTGCTCGTGGCGCAGGGCACGGCCGCGCCGGACCTGCCGAAGGTCGACAAGCTGCGGCACTACTTCAACCACCCCGGCTTCGTGCAGCCCATGATCGACGGGGTGCTGGCCGCGCTGGAGTCGCTGCCCGGGGAGGTCCGCGCCGGGGCGCACCTGGCCTTCACCACGCACTCCATCCCGAACGCGGCCGCGGACACCTCCGGCCCGGCCGCGGACCACACCGCGGACGGCGCGGGCGGGGCCTACGTCAAGCAGCACCTGGACGTCGCGAAGGTGATCGCCGACGCGGTCCGCGCCGAGACCGGCACCGAACTGCCCTGGGAGCTCGTCTACCAGTCGCGCAGCGGAGCCCCGCACGTCCCGTGGCTGGAGCCGGACATCTGCGACCACCTGGAGGCCCTGCACGGGGCGGGCGCCCCGGCGGTGGTCATGGTGCCGATCGGCTTCGTCTCGGACCACATGGAGGTGCTGTACGACCTCGACACGGAGGCGACGGCGAAGGCCGCCGAGCTCGGCCTCCCGGTCGCCCGCTCCGCGACGGTCGGCGCCGACCCGCGGTTCGCGGCGGCGGTACGGGACCTCGTGCTGGAGCGGGCCGCGGCGGAACGCGGGGAGGCCGTGGAGCGTTGCGCGCTCGGCCTGCTCGGAGCTAGTCATGATCTGTGTGCCGTGGGCTGCTGCCCGGCACGGGGCCCCCGGCCGGCGGCCGCGGGCATGGACAGTCCGTACGCGTAGGGAGTGGAACCGGGCGTGATTTCCGAAGAGCTGAAGACCGAACTGCTGGACGTGGCCCTGGAGGCGGCCGGCCGGGCGGGCGCGCTGCTGAGGGACGGACGGCCGGCCGATCTGGCGGTCGCCTCGACCAAGACCAGCCCCATCGACGTGGTGACCGAGATGGACATCGCGGCCGAGAAGCTGATCACGGAGATCCTCGCGGAGCGGCGGCCCGGGGACGGACTGCTGGGCGAGGAGGGCTCCGACACCTCCGGGACCAGTGGCGTGCGCTGGGTCGTCGACCCGCTGGACGGCACCGTGAACTACCTCTACGGGCTACCGACCTGGGGCGTGTCCATCGCGGCCGAGTACCTGGGCGAGACGGTGGCCGGGGTCGTGGCGGCGCCGATGCGCGGGGAGACGTACTCCGCGGTGCTCGGGCGCGGGGCGTGGCTGGACGGGGTCCGCCTCGCCTGCCGGCCGGCAGCCCCGCTGGACCAGGCGCTGATCGGCACCGGGTTCGCGTACGTCCAGACCCGGCGGGCCCACCAGGCAGACGTGGTGCAGCGGATCATCCCGCTGGTCCGGGACATCCGGCGCGGCGGCTCGGCGGCGATCGACCTGTGCGACGTGGCCGCCGGGCGGCTGGACGGGTACTGGGAGCGGGGGCTGAACCCCTGGGACCTGGCGGCGGGCGAACTGATCGCGCGGGAGGCCGGCGCGCTGACCGGGGGCCGGTCCGGTGAGCGGGCTTCGGGCGGGCTCGCGCTGGCGGCGACCCCCGCGGTGTTCGCCTCGCTCCAGCCGCTGCTGGAGGAGGCCGGGGCCTGGCACGACTGAGCGGCCGGACAGAAGGGAACCCCGGCGGCCGGGTGGCTGCCGGGGTTCGGACGGTCCGGGGTGTGCCGGCCGGCCGCCGAGCGGCGGGCCGGGCGGGCGGTCAGCAGACGGAGACGGTGACCGGAACGCCGTGATCGGCGGCGATGCGCTGGAGGTCTTCCAGCTCCGCCTGTTCCACTTCCACGAGGAAGTCGTCGCCCGTCTCGCGGGCCTGCCTGAGGTCCGACTGCGTGTTCCTGATGCGCTGCAGGAGACCCGCGGTGAATGCGTCCATGATGGGTGCGCCCCCTCTTCGTGGGTCGGCGGCGGCACGTGGCGGCCCGCCGTCAGGGAGTGTTCGGGGTGTGAGATCGTCCTCCCCGCCGCCCTGGTCCCAGAAACCTCGTGAGGCGAGGGAATCCTCACGTCCGTCCCCGCGCACGTCCCCGCGGAGGGTCCCGCGCGGCGTCTTACAGCCGGTTTACCGCCGAAAGGGGCAGGATGGACGACGCATCACACGCCTGCCCTGACGGGCTCTGAGGAAGGAAACGACGTGCGCGTACTCGTCGTCGAGGACGAGCAGCTGCTCGCCGATGCGGTGGCCACCGGACTGCGCCGGGAGGCCATGGCCGTGGACGTCGTGTACGACGGCGCCGCGGCCCTCGAACGCGTCGGAGTGAACGAC carries:
- a CDS encoding MFS transporter, which produces MPSPYRAIFAAPGSRGFSAAGLIGRLPISMVGVGILTMISELTGRYSLAGALTATLALSAAVVGPQVSRLVDQYGQRRVLRPAALLAVVAVAGLLLCAANNAPDWTLFVFSALAGCVPSVGSMIRARWTAIYRDSPRELHTAYSLESVLDEVCFIFGPIIAIGLSTTWFPEAGPLVAGVCLLVGVWWLTAQRSTEPAPHPRGEDTGRTSALRSPGLQVLVATFVATGAIFGSIDVVTLGFAEEQGHKAAASFVLAIWAGGSCLAGIVFGLLHLKSKAERRWVLGICAMAVSMIPLLLAGNLPFLAVALFVSGLAIAPTMITTMALIEAHVPRAKLTEGMTWISTGLAVGVALGSSAAGWVIDAAGARTGYVVSISAGAAAAAVAFAGYRRLTRSAQGEEPSNDGDDGDSREQRDTDRRVA
- a CDS encoding ferrochelatase, which translates into the protein MSDQLRASAAGSAEGPAAPYDALLLLSFGGPEGPDDVVPFLENVTRGRGIPRERLKEVGQHYFGFGGVSPINGQNRELLDALRKDFAEHGLDLPVYWGNRNWAPYLDDVMREMAADGRRRIAVLATSAYASYSGCRQYRENLADALDLLVAQGTAAPDLPKVDKLRHYFNHPGFVQPMIDGVLAALESLPGEVRAGAHLAFTTHSIPNAAADTSGPAADHTADGAGGAYVKQHLDVAKVIADAVRAETGTELPWELVYQSRSGAPHVPWLEPDICDHLEALHGAGAPAVVMVPIGFVSDHMEVLYDLDTEATAKAAELGLPVARSATVGADPRFAAAVRDLVLERAAAERGEAVERCALGLLGASHDLCAVGCCPARGPRPAAAGMDSPYA
- a CDS encoding inositol monophosphatase family protein — its product is MSEELKTELLDVALEAAGRAGALLRDGRPADLAVASTKTSPIDVVTEMDIAAEKLITEILAERRPGDGLLGEEGSDTSGTSGVRWVVDPLDGTVNYLYGLPTWGVSIAAEYLGETVAGVVAAPMRGETYSAVLGRGAWLDGVRLACRPAAPLDQALIGTGFAYVQTRRAHQADVVQRIIPLVRDIRRGGSAAIDLCDVAAGRLDGYWERGLNPWDLAAGELIAREAGALTGGRSGERASGGLALAATPAVFASLQPLLEEAGAWHD